A portion of the Mesobacillus sp. AQ2 genome contains these proteins:
- the spoVS gene encoding stage V sporulation protein SpoVS, whose translation MEILKVSAKSNPNSVAGALAGVLRERGGAEIQAIGAGALNQAVKAVAIARGFVAPSGVDLICIPAFTDILIDGEERTAIKLIVEPR comes from the coding sequence ATGGAGATATTAAAAGTTTCAGCAAAATCTAATCCTAATTCTGTAGCTGGTGCGCTTGCTGGAGTACTGCGCGAAAGAGGGGGCGCAGAAATTCAGGCAATTGGGGCGGGTGCATTAAATCAGGCCGTTAAGGCAGTAGCGATCGCAAGAGGGTTCGTAGCACCCAGCGGCGTTGATTTAATTTGCATCCCGGCATTTACTGATATCCTGATTGATGGCGAAGAGCGGACAGCCATTAAGTTGATTGTTGAACCCCGATAA
- a CDS encoding 2-oxoacid:ferredoxin oxidoreductase subunit beta, with amino-acid sequence MATFKEFRNNVKPNWCPGCGDFSVQAAMQRAAANVGLEPEDLAVISGIGCSGRISGYINSYGFHGIHGRSLPIAQGVKMANRDLTVIASGGDGDGFAIGMGHTVHAIRRNINITYIVMDNQIYGLTKGQTSPRSAAGFKTKSTPAGSIEQAISPMELALTAGATFVAQSFSTDLKDLTALIEAGIKHEGFSLINVFSPCVTYNKVNTYDWFKENLTKLSDIEGYDPSNREAAMQTLMEHKGLVTGLIYQNTEQKSYQDLVSGYSETPLSKADLKLDQAHFDKLVAEFM; translated from the coding sequence ATGGCGACTTTTAAAGAATTTCGCAATAATGTAAAACCAAACTGGTGCCCAGGCTGCGGAGACTTCTCTGTACAGGCAGCGATGCAGCGTGCTGCTGCTAACGTTGGTCTTGAACCCGAAGATCTGGCCGTCATTTCAGGTATTGGCTGTTCTGGCCGTATCTCTGGATATATCAATTCTTACGGTTTCCACGGAATCCATGGCCGCTCACTTCCAATCGCACAAGGTGTGAAGATGGCGAACCGTGATTTAACGGTTATCGCTTCCGGTGGTGACGGGGACGGTTTCGCGATCGGTATGGGACATACTGTCCATGCGATCCGCCGTAACATCAATATCACTTACATTGTCATGGACAACCAGATTTATGGTCTGACAAAGGGACAAACTTCTCCGCGTTCGGCAGCTGGATTCAAGACAAAATCAACACCTGCTGGTTCCATCGAGCAAGCTATTTCCCCTATGGAACTGGCTTTGACAGCTGGTGCTACTTTTGTGGCACAAAGTTTCTCAACTGACCTGAAAGACTTAACTGCCCTGATTGAAGCAGGTATTAAGCATGAAGGTTTCTCGCTGATCAATGTCTTCAGCCCTTGTGTAACTTACAACAAGGTAAACACATATGACTGGTTCAAGGAAAACTTGACAAAGCTGAGCGACATTGAAGGTTATGACCCGTCAAATCGTGAAGCGGCTATGCAGACTTTGATGGAACATAAAGGTTTGGTTACTGGCCTAATCTATCAAAATACAGAGCAAAAATCTTATCAGGATCTGGTTAGCGGTTATTCTGAAACTCCGCTTTCAAAAGCAGACCTTAAGCTTGACCAGGCTCATTTTGATAAGCTTGTTGCTGAATTCATGTAA
- a CDS encoding 2-oxoacid:acceptor oxidoreductase subunit alpha, whose translation MINQLSWKVGGQQGEGIESTGEIFSIALNRLGYYLYGYRHFSSRIKGGHTNNKIRVSTTEVRSISDDLDILVAFDQETIDVNYKELHEKGVILADAKFDPKKPEDTQAALYAVPFTEIATELGTSLMKNMVAIGATSAILDLDIQVFEEVVQEIFGRKGQQVVDKNMEAIKAGYEYTKEQLSGAETMQLEKADGQKRLFMIGNDAIAMGAVAGGCRFMAAYPITPASEIMEYLIKKLPALGGTVIQTEDEIAAATMAIGANYGGVRAITASAGPGLSLKMEAIGLAGITETPIVIVDTQRGGPSTGLPTKQEQSDLMAMIYGTHGEIPKIVMAPSTVQEAFYDAAEAFNLAEEYQCPVIVLTDLQLSLGKQTVEPLNFDKVEIRRGKLATEELPEIENKGYFKRYEVTEDGISPRVIPGMKNGIHHVTGVEHDETGKPSESAANRIAQMDKRFRKISNLKFDTPIHKNAPHEEADLLIVGFNSTRGAIEEAMGRLEKDGLKVNHAHVRLIHPFPADEMMQLVNSAKKVAVIENNATGQLANIMKMNVGGHEKIHKILKYDGNPFLPQEVHTKCKELF comes from the coding sequence ATGATCAATCAACTTTCATGGAAAGTTGGCGGACAGCAGGGAGAAGGAATTGAATCTACCGGGGAAATTTTCTCTATTGCTTTGAACCGTCTAGGCTACTACTTGTATGGCTACCGTCACTTTTCATCACGTATCAAGGGCGGACACACAAATAACAAGATTCGGGTAAGCACTACAGAGGTTCGATCTATTTCTGACGATTTAGATATTCTTGTAGCGTTCGATCAGGAAACGATCGATGTTAACTACAAGGAATTGCATGAGAAAGGCGTCATTTTGGCTGATGCGAAGTTTGATCCTAAAAAGCCAGAAGATACTCAAGCTGCATTGTATGCGGTTCCATTTACGGAAATAGCTACTGAACTTGGAACATCTCTTATGAAGAACATGGTCGCGATTGGTGCGACAAGTGCAATCCTTGACTTGGACATCCAGGTTTTCGAGGAAGTCGTCCAGGAAATCTTCGGACGCAAAGGACAACAGGTTGTCGATAAAAACATGGAAGCCATTAAAGCTGGCTACGAATATACGAAGGAACAATTGTCGGGCGCCGAGACGATGCAGCTTGAAAAGGCTGATGGACAGAAACGTCTGTTCATGATCGGCAATGACGCAATCGCAATGGGTGCAGTAGCAGGAGGCTGCCGCTTTATGGCTGCTTATCCAATCACGCCTGCATCAGAAATCATGGAATATCTGATCAAGAAGCTGCCGGCTCTTGGCGGAACTGTCATCCAGACAGAAGATGAAATTGCTGCTGCTACAATGGCAATCGGTGCCAACTATGGCGGAGTTCGTGCGATTACAGCATCTGCGGGTCCTGGCCTTTCTTTGAAAATGGAAGCAATCGGCCTTGCCGGAATCACTGAAACTCCGATCGTTATCGTTGATACACAGCGTGGCGGTCCATCAACAGGTCTTCCTACTAAACAGGAACAATCAGACCTTATGGCAATGATCTATGGAACGCACGGCGAAATCCCTAAGATTGTCATGGCTCCAAGTACGGTCCAGGAAGCATTCTATGATGCAGCTGAAGCATTCAACCTTGCTGAAGAGTATCAATGCCCTGTTATCGTCCTGACTGACCTTCAGCTTTCACTTGGAAAGCAAACAGTCGAGCCGCTTAATTTTGATAAAGTGGAAATCCGCCGAGGCAAGCTGGCGACAGAAGAACTTCCTGAAATTGAGAATAAAGGGTACTTCAAGCGTTATGAAGTAACTGAAGATGGTATTTCACCTCGTGTCATTCCAGGCATGAAAAACGGAATCCACCACGTTACTGGTGTTGAGCATGACGAAACAGGAAAGCCTTCAGAATCTGCTGCGAACCGCATTGCCCAAATGGATAAGCGTTTCCGCAAAATCAGCAATCTGAAGTTCGATACGCCAATCCATAAAAATGCTCCGCATGAGGAAGCTGATCTCTTAATCGTAGGTTTCAACTCTACTAGAGGTGCAATCGAAGAGGCAATGGGAAGACTGGAGAAGGATGGTTTGAAAGTAAACCATGCTCATGTACGTTTGATCCACCCATTCCCTGCCGATGAAATGATGCAGCTTGTAAATTCTGCTAAGAAAGTGGCAGTTATTGAAAACAATGCGACAGGACAACTTGCGAACATCATGAAGATGAATGTCGGAGGACACGAGAAGATCCACAAGATCCTCAAGTATGACGGAAATCCATTCTTGCCGCAGGAAGTCCACACAAAATGCAAGGAGTTGTTCTAG
- a CDS encoding dipeptidase: protein MKIYDGHCDVLYKLLMDPTLDYVKAGELQVNLEKLNASGTKVQLFAIYVPESVHPDLKFEAALRMVDLFYEKVLSPNPQMKLVTNRAEINDLTEQEIGAVLTLEGCDAIGQDLLKLRTLLRLGVRSVGLTWNFGNYCADGALEERGAGLTRFGRQVVQLLNETETACDVSHLSERGFWDVLEVSDRVFASHSNSYTKCQHPRNLRDEQIKALIDLDSVMGLTFVPEFLSGKKESASIDDIIRHLEHVCTLGGENHVGFGSDFDGIEFTVKNLSGNDQYENLWNELQKYYTDIQVRKFLFDNMASKLPLKNS, encoded by the coding sequence TTGAAAATCTATGATGGACATTGTGATGTTCTCTATAAACTATTAATGGATCCGACACTTGATTATGTTAAAGCAGGGGAATTACAGGTCAATTTGGAAAAGCTGAATGCTTCAGGAACGAAAGTCCAGTTGTTCGCCATTTATGTACCCGAATCGGTCCATCCTGATTTGAAATTCGAGGCAGCACTTAGGATGGTAGATTTGTTCTATGAAAAGGTTCTATCGCCGAATCCCCAAATGAAGCTTGTGACTAACAGGGCAGAGATTAATGACCTCACTGAACAAGAAATAGGTGCTGTCCTGACTCTTGAAGGTTGTGATGCCATTGGTCAGGATTTGTTGAAGCTGCGAACGCTGTTAAGGCTTGGGGTGCGTTCCGTAGGATTGACGTGGAACTTTGGAAATTATTGCGCCGACGGGGCGTTAGAGGAACGGGGGGCAGGGCTGACGAGATTTGGCCGGCAGGTTGTCCAGCTCCTGAATGAAACGGAAACAGCCTGTGATGTCTCCCATCTATCCGAGAGGGGGTTCTGGGATGTGCTGGAAGTATCAGACCGTGTGTTTGCGTCCCATTCAAACAGTTATACGAAATGCCAGCATCCGCGGAATTTGAGGGACGAACAAATCAAAGCGCTGATCGATTTGGATTCTGTCATGGGCCTCACCTTTGTCCCGGAATTTTTATCGGGTAAAAAGGAATCGGCATCGATTGATGATATAATCCGCCATCTGGAACATGTCTGTACTCTTGGAGGAGAAAATCATGTAGGCTTCGGTTCCGATTTTGACGGTATAGAATTTACGGTGAAGAATCTATCGGGAAATGATCAATATGAGAACCTTTGGAACGAATTGCAAAAATATTATACTGATATACAAGTCCGAAAGTTTCTTTTTGACAATATGGCGTCCAAACTTCCGTTGAAAAACAGCTGA
- a CDS encoding TIGR00282 family metallophosphoesterase produces the protein MRILFVGDVVGSPGRDMVTEYLPKLKGKFRPTVTIINGENAASGKGITEKIYRQFLEQGAQAVTLGNHAWDNRDIFEFIDGAKYLVRPANFPEEVPGKGIVYLKINQEELAIINLQGRTFLTPIDCPFKKADELIEEARKRTSLIFVDFHAEATSEKQAMGWYLDGKVSAVVGTHTHVQTADERILPSGTAYLTDVGMTGPYDGILGVEKEAVLRRFITSLPTRFEVAKEGRNQLSAVLIDLDKKTGKAVKIQKILINEDHPFYE, from the coding sequence ATGAGAATTTTATTTGTAGGGGATGTTGTAGGTTCTCCAGGCAGGGATATGGTTACGGAATACCTGCCAAAGCTGAAGGGGAAATTTCGTCCGACTGTTACGATCATAAATGGTGAGAATGCAGCGAGCGGTAAAGGGATTACCGAAAAGATTTACCGGCAGTTTCTCGAGCAGGGCGCACAGGCTGTCACTCTAGGAAACCACGCATGGGATAACCGTGATATTTTTGAGTTCATCGATGGAGCTAAATATCTGGTACGGCCTGCTAATTTCCCAGAAGAAGTTCCTGGCAAAGGGATTGTTTATTTAAAAATCAACCAGGAGGAACTGGCAATAATCAATTTGCAAGGCCGAACATTCTTGACGCCAATTGATTGCCCATTTAAAAAAGCCGATGAACTGATTGAAGAAGCTAGAAAGCGCACATCCCTCATATTCGTTGATTTCCATGCAGAAGCAACTAGCGAAAAGCAGGCAATGGGATGGTATCTTGATGGAAAAGTTTCCGCCGTGGTCGGTACGCATACTCATGTCCAAACTGCAGATGAGCGAATTTTGCCTTCTGGTACAGCATATCTGACCGATGTAGGCATGACCGGTCCATATGATGGCATTTTGGGAGTAGAAAAAGAAGCAGTTCTCAGAAGGTTCATTACAAGCCTGCCAACACGTTTCGAAGTAGCCAAGGAAGGAAGGAACCAGCTATCAGCAGTATTGATCGATTTGGATAAGAAAACTGGCAAAGCAGTGAAAATCCAGAAAATCCTTATCAATGAAGACCACCCTTTTTATGAATAA